The DNA segment CGAGTTAGTGGATAAAGGTGGAGTAATCTTATTCTACGCTGTTCCACCGCCGGGGACGCTGATACCTTTAGATATAAATAAACTTTGGCGTAACGATGTAACTGTTAAAGTATCATACGCCGCCGCGCCAAGCGACTTATATAAGGCTCTCCAGCTAATTAAAAATAAAAGAATAAATGTTAAAGACATGATCACACACAGACTACCTTTAAGAGAAGCCCAGAAAGGGTTTAAGATAGCTGCTACAAGCGATGAATCCTTGAAAGTTATCCTATACTCTGAAGCTTAACCTGAACGGCGTATAATATTTTTAATAGAAGTTGAGCTTCTAAGTATAACTGTGATGCTCCCTCCGAGTAACGTGATTGAAATAAAAGAGCCTAAAAAAATACTTAGCATCATCATGGAGATAGGGACTGAAAAAATCACTGCTAAGTAGAAGCCGACTATTAAAGTTATTATTGCAGTTGCTAGAAGCGTCGAAGAATATACTAGAATAATCTCTAATATCCTACTACTAGATTTTTTATTCAAATATAATATATAGTAAACTGCTGATGACGCTATTAGATTAGCGATCGACCCTCCTACTATATCTAATACACCTAAACCTCCGAAGACGTTGGCGACTATATTCCCTAATGTTACACCTAGTATAACCGGTAGACCGAAAACACCTGATAAAGGTATCAGACAGTCTATTACCCGGACTTGTATTTCACCGTAAGAAATAGGAGCTAATAAAATAACACCTACAGCGTAAAGAGCGGAGAAAACAGCGGTCAAAGAAATTATAAGGGTTTTATTCATTTAACCTCCCACCCGGGGTTTATAACGCGGAACGGATGGGCCACCCGCGTTAAAATACACATACACACTATCCTCAATATAAATGTTATCTAGAAACACAAAAATATCAAAATAAACTGTGTTAATATGGTAATGCGGGTGGAATTAGAATGCTCCGTGTTTTCACTCATATAAAAATGTCTAGAATGATTAAAAAGAAAGATGTACAAGGATTGTTAAAATATTTAATAGCTAATATTGATAGGAATCCGATAATAGCCGGTAAGGCTATGATCGGTTTAACTAAGATAGGGAAGCCCTCGTCCGAAGCTATATGTAGAATTTTACCTTCTATTAAACATATGTTCCTAAAATTTGCGCTTATAAGAGTCCTTTACACAATAGGGGATTTAGGCTGCGTTAACACACTTATAAATTTAGTTAAAGAGTACGGTGAAAAAATCATTAGCAGAAAAGATAAATCTGAACTTAACGTTAAGGGTGAGACCTCAGTGTATTTTATGGCTTTAAAAACTCTTAAACATATGGGGAGCAGCCCCTCTGAATGGGGGATTTCCAGCGAATCATATTACAATCAAATTAGAGAAGACTACGAGAAATGCGATAATGTGATTAAATGAACATTTAACTATTGTTTTCTACAATATTTTTTATTTCATAACGGTGAAGCTGAATAAGCCTGTTATGTAAACCAGCATCCTCTATTTTAAAAGACCACACGCCTATTCGCTGATTTGGTAGAGGCTGCTCTTCAATATAACTTTGGGTTTTTAAAATAGTAAAGCTTCCGTCTGATTTCAGCCAGATCTGGTATGCGGCCGGCCCCTCTAAAAGTTTATCGACTAGGAGCGCGGCTTTACAATCTATGTAATCTGATTTTTGAACTATAGTACCAGCGTTATAATCGTATTTTACAGTTACAGGGATACCGCTATACCAATTCCTAAATTTTTTAATAAAATTTTTAATTTTAGCCTTTAAATCTATAGTTAACGCTAAGTATACCGGTAGCTCACCGGGGTCTATAACTTCCGGTATTAAATTACTATCAGAACATTTCAGGCGATTTAACTCTCCTGTTATCAATTCATCCAGCGACCCTTCAATGTTATTCGAGGGTGTTTTTAACGTTTTAATCTTATCTAAGATTTCGAATTGGAGGTTCTCGGAGAGTTTTGAAAATTCTTCAACTAAAGTGTTGATTTTATCATCTAGTTTAAGCCGCTTATTTCTTAATACTTCAAGAGCGTTAATTAATATAAGACTGTCATCGCGTTCACGTTCTCTTCTAAACACTATCTGTTTAATTACATCGTGCTGGTGTAATCGCTCAGCTAACTCATAGTACATGTTTTTTATCTCTGCTTCGCTAGGATATTCTTCGACGAGCTTTGAAAGAAGGCTTTCAGCTTCAGAAAACCTTTGGTTGCTGATATATTCTTTAACTTTTAGTATCGTTTTACTAATATATTGTTTAACCGCTTTTCTCAATTTATTTAAGACTTCGATGTCACCTGGGTTCAGCTCTAAGATGGCGCGATATTTTATAATAGCGCTTTCTAAATCTCCTCTGCGATGTTCGTTAACAGCGTTTGTTAATAAAATTTTAGCATTACATAGACGGATGTGAGTTGCACATAACTCGTATGATGGGTCTAATTCTAAAGCTTCCTTATAATATTTTAAAGCTTCCTCGTAGAAGCCTTTCTTCTCATTTAAGAGACCTAAATGATATAGAATGGTCTCACAGCCAGGATTCATGAAATAAGCTTTTCTAAGATATTTCTCCGCTTCTTCGAAATCTAATATGAGTATGTGGAGTAAACCCAGCTCCTCGAGTATGAAGGGTAAATCACCTGATATTTCAAGAGCTTTTTGAAGATGGGTGAAACATTTCTCCTGCCAGATTTCCCGCGCCCTCTCTCTTTCAGTATCTGATCTAAGATAATTTTCACCCTCTAACACATGGTTTATGACGCTGATAGCTTGATCGAAAAGACCTCTTTTGTCCATTTCTCTGAAGTTTTTCAACTTCCAGATGAGGCTTCTAAAAAAATAATAGTCTGGGTTGAAGCTTAGGAGAAGGTCTCTAGCTTTCTCGAACTCCTTGTATTGTCTATTTTTGAGAAGTTTATGCGCTAATAGATATAAGGGTTCAACTATAACCTGATCTCTTTCCTCTATTTTCGGATATTTCTGAATACATTTTTCAAACGCTTTCAAAGCTTCATCATATTGGAGTGTTTGTATATAGCTTATAGCTAGAATTCTGAAGTGGCGGTAGTCTAACGCCTCTAAGAGTTGGTTACCCTCATACAATTTTATTAAATCACGATATTTTTCCTGTTTGAGAAGTTGAACAGCTTCTTGTAAGAGTTTATCCTCACTCATTTAGATCTCTCTGTAAAATTTAGGAGGTTAACTTTAATTATTCGTGTTGAATAGGGGTGTAGTCTACAATATAAGTGTCGAAGTCTACTTGAGTGTAATTTTCTACTTTAAATTTAATCTTAGTGTAATCTTCTAAGAGAAGCTGAAAGTCTTCGAAGTAATCTATTAAACCACAAGTATAACAGAAGGGGCCTGAAAATTTGATCTCAATCTTATCGCTGTCAGCGGAGATCAATTCAGCTTGAATTTCTGAACCCCTGTATTTATTAAAATCTTCAATAACCCCATTTATAACAGAAATATGCATAGTATTTATTATTTCCAGGTGAAATTTATTTATTATGGTGGTTGAATTGAATGCTAGCCGTGATAAAGTAGCGGGTATACTAAGTATTCTTAAAAAGGAGTATCCGAATGCAAGGATAAAACTTAGATTTAATAATCCTTTTCAACTGCTTATAGCCACTATTCTCTCAGCACAATGCACTGACGACCAAGTTAATAAGGTGACTGAAGTTCTTTTTAAAAAATATTCAACGCCGGCGGAACTAGCAGCGGCTGATATCACTGAATTAGAGGGTATTATTCATTCGACAGGATTCTATAAGAATAAGGCTCGGAATATTAAGAAGGCGGCTCAGCTTATAGCTGATAAATTTAACGGTGAGGTCCCTAAGAGAATGAGTGATCTGCTAGAACTCCCCGGTGTGGCTCGTAAAACAGCTAATATTGTGTTAACTGACGGCTACGGTATTATTGAAGGTATTGCAGTGGATACGCATGTGAGACGGCTGTCTAAACGTTTAGGTTTAAGTGAAAGCGAGGACCCTGAAAAAATAGAATTGGATCTTATGGAGTTGATTCCACGCGCGGATTGGGGTGTTATCGCCCACCTTCTCCAAGCTCACGGTCGTAGTGTCTGTACTGCGAAAAATCCTAATTGTAATGGATGCTCATTAAACAAGCTTTGCCCCTCAGCGTTCAAATTTTAAATTTTTACATAGATTTCTGTATTATTTTAGCCACATGTTTAGCTACGTATTTCAACATTACTTCTCGAAGCTTATCTTTATCTCTTAGAATCGTCCATCTCTCAGAGGAGCCGAACATTGTATGCATTGTCTCCTCATCTATATCAGGGTCGATCATTATAGTGTAAACTTGGACGCCTTTTTCAATAGCGTTTTTCACAGCTTCCCTTGTCCATTTAATCAACCATTCCTGTTCCACAGCTTTACCGTAAAGCATAGCCTCAGGTAACCCGTCTGTTATAACAAACAGCAACCGCCGCCCTTTAACATTTCTAAGATTTTCGACTATGACGTTAATAGCTAAATGAAGCGGGCTTAAAGCCCAACCTGGTGTGCAATCCAATTTTTGAATATCTAAAACATCCTCCGCCTCTCTGACTAAAACAATAAGATCGTTGGTGTTACCGCTGAAGCCATAGACTTTAAAATTCACATTTCTAAGTGTTTTAAAAGCTAAGGCTAGAACGGTAGCCGCTCTTTTAGCTAAGCCTAATTTAGTTGTTAAACCTACAGCTGTATAAGAGTCTGAATAAGACCCGTACCTAGGGTTCATGCTTAAACTTAAATCTAATAGAACGGTGCAAGTGAATTGGTTCTCTTTCTCATCATCTAAGAAGAGGTGCCTGTCTTGGTAAGGATTTAGCTTCCACTGAACGTATTCATCTATATCTAGTTCTATTCCCTCGTTATCCGGATCGTATATGCGTTTAAAAATCATGTTTTTAAATATTTGAATAAATTTCTTAGCGGTTACAATATCCTCTCTAATAGGGTCTAGGCTCGCCGATGTTTCCTGGCATTTATCTTCTATAAACCTGTTTTTCCTAGAGACTTTCTCTATTTTGCTCAATGCTTGGCTGATCTGGTTTATGCGCTCTAATCCCTCCTCTCTAGCTTTTTGAAGCGCTTCTCTGATATCTTCTAAACTCTCATCTTTTAAATCGGGTGTTACTTCATCAACGCCTTTTAAAGTGTACTCGATGACTTGCTCTTTAATCTCCCCACTTTTTAACTTATCAGCTAATCTAGAGGAGCTTACTATAACGTTCATTATTCGTTCTGCCATTAGATAAGAGGCTTCAGGCCCGCATAACTCTACTTCACGTAAAGCGTTTTGAAAATAGTTAGCGTGTTCTAGCAGAGCTTCAGGGACTAAGTCTAGTCTTTTAGCACGTGCAGCTGTTAAAACTTCTATTAGATTTGTAGCGTCTTTTGTTATAAGCCGCTCCCGTCTTATTTTGAAACGGAACATACTACCACGGTATAGTTTACCCCATAGGCTTTCTACTCTCTGATCTTCTAGTATCTTCCAAACTGTTAAAGCAGCTTCAGATAGGATACCATATTTCTTCGACCAGCGCTCAGCTTCACTGTAATCAGTTCCGAAAACGAAGTGGGCTAATTCGAATTCAAGCGCCGTATAAAGATCTTCTTCGTTTAATATTAAGGGGGGTGTTTTAACAATGGGGAGAATAATAATATTCATGTTGGTGTGAGGGGGGATTGGGTCTGAGATGAATTTCAGGGTTAACTCTTTTTTTTCAATGGCTGAAAAAATTGAAACAGTCTTATAAAATATTGATTTATTGAAGGTGATGTATTCAGCCATTCTCTGAGTCATTTAACTCTTCACCCATTTTTAAACCGAAAATTGATTCTATTCGTCTAGCTATTAATTGTCGCTCATCAACATCCTCGTATTTTCCGAGCACCACTATTTCGAGAGTTTTCCTCAACGCTTCTTCTTCGCTGAATTTCGACTTATATATTTTCATTATCTGTGTGAATCTTACAAGATCTCTAGGTGAGAGAGCGTATTCTATTTCATTTCTATCAACAGCTTTCCTAGTTTCAACAGCTAATGTTATTAAAAGCTCGTTGAGATTATCGTCTTTCGAACCATAGGCGTGCAGAATTCTCAGCTCATCTTCTTTTTTAGGGTAACCGAACCATAGTGTGGCGAAACGGCTTCTAAGATCCTCGTTTATCTCGAAGACACCGCCGTAATTTGACGGGTTGCTTGTAGCTCCTATTAAAAGTTTACAACCCTTATTTAATCTGAATATTTTACCTATCTCTGGTGCGTGGACCTGGCCACGCCAGTCTAGAAGCTGGTTGAGTACTTTCTGCATTTGAGGGGTTAGAGCGTTAAGCTCCTCTAATACTAGGATAGCTCTACCGACACTGTTAGCTATTAATATCGCAGAGGGGAGTATGCCAAGTTGGTATACTACATCGGATCCTCTTAGAATGAATCTACCTATGAGATCGCCGCGTTTAGTGTTTTCGCTTAAATCTGCTTGTATGATGGGGATTTTTAACTGGTAGGCGACAGTTGCAAAAGCTAATGTTTTACCCGTGCCTTTAAACCCGATGAATAGAAGAGGTTGAGGCGGTTCAGCTTCAAGGTGAAGTTTAATTATGTCTGTCTGATTGTTTGTATCAACGAACGGGGGGACTTCAACAGGAATATATTCGCTTGGATTAGGTGCGATTATCTCTATCGCAGAAGAGGATGTAGCTTCATCTGTAATAAAGTTTAATCTACTCATAAGGACACCTATTAAACAGCGTTAACAGATTAGTGAATAAAGTATTTAAATAATTAGGTGGCTTACTAAAAATTAGATTAAGCTATATTTTATTTATTCTAAAGACCTTCCACCCTTTCTTAAATAATTCATTAATCTTATTGTTTAATTCCTCTTCCGTTTCAGCTTCTACAGTGACTACATCCCAGAGTTTATCCATTGTACCCGGGCTGCCAGTTTTTTTAACGTAGACCTTGTAGCTGGGCATATTTTAACCTCCAACTTATAAAAGCGGTGGTTTAAACAAGTATATATAATTTAGCGTTAATTTAACTTGTTTTATTAGTGAGTTGAAAAGTAGAGAAGAATTCAACGTTTAACTCTTATAATATGAGTGGAACACGAGATACACGGATCATACGCTCTAGCTACCAATTCAAGGTGACGCTTGATCATATTCTCCTCCTCTTTTATTAAAGCTTCAACGATTTCACGGTAGTGTTTTTCCATGTTAGCTATATTCTGAGCTGTCGGCGTGATCACGTTGCATTTAATTACACAGCCTGATTTATCGAACGTGTAATCGTGGTAGAGTATGCCCCTGGGGGCTTCAACCGCTCCAACCCCTCGTGCTTCCTTTACTTTAACAGATGGCAGATGTTCATCTCTGACACCGCGGCTCAACAGTTCATTGACTAAAAATTCTGCTCTTTCAACACTGTGAACAAGTTCTATCGCTTGAGCTATATTATTGCTTAGCGGGTTATCTTCTCTTATTAATTGCTGATATTTTTTAAACATGGTTTTAGCTGTTCCTTCAAGTTTATTCTTGTTTAAAATTAGCCGCGCTAAGGCGCCTACCATGAAAGGATGATTTTTATAAGTTGAGATTTTAGATGTGGAATAGTTGACGACTCGCTCTTTAACAATGTTAAGGTAGTCGTTTATGTTGTGGCGGCTTCCATCAGAGATAAGAATTTCATCGCCTATGAAACCGTATTTTTCACCAGGGTTCAAAGCCATGAAGATATTTTTCGAATTAAAATTAAGCTGAGGTTCTTTTCTAGCTAACAATTCCACGCCTAGTTCAGCTGCCGCTTTAACTTTTAACATTTCTTCTCTTATATTCTCTAGTTTTCTCTCGCTTGGAATCCTAGAGAAACCGCCTACCCGCTCATTCATACCGTGAACTTCTCTACCGCTTATGGTGTTATGGATTAGGTTCCCCGCTTTTTTTAGTTCTAGAGCTGCTTTAACCTTATCAAGGTGATCTGATGCCATTTTCAAAGCATCTGGGTATCCTAAATAATCTGGTAAAGCTAGCATGAAAACGTGGAGAGCATGGCTTTCGATTGTTTCACCGTGTATTAGAAGATCTCTTAAAATTTGAGTTTGATCACTCACATCTATGTTGAAAGCGTGTTCTATAGCTCTTATACTAGCTAGACTGTGAGACGCTGTGCATATAGCGCATATCCGTCTCATTATATCAGGGATCTTATCGTAGTACACTGTTTTAATAATAGACTCGAAGAAACGAGGGCCCTCGAAGATATTCATTTTAACGTCTTTGACAGTCTCCCCTTCTATTATAATGGTTATGCCCCCATGGCCTTCAACCCTTGTAAGCTCCTCTATTGTAAGTGTTTTACTCATCTCTTTCACCTTTAGACGCCTCTCTAACGCCTAGGTTTTTAATATCTTCGAAGTTTCCTGCAAAGAAGCGTAATCTGTTAATGATATATTTATCGTTGTAGCCCCTCTTTCGAAGAGTTTCAAGCTCAGCTTTAGCGTTTGTCTCCCCTCTTATAGCCCCGCGGCAGCCTATACAATCTAAGCCTAAACCGGGGCAGCGGGCGTCACAGCCTGCTGTTATAATAGGTCCAAGACATGGTTTACTCTCCTCTATAATAACACAAGGGTAACCGTTTAGCTTGCACTCTACGCAGACAGGGTAATCTGGGATTAGCGGCATATCACCGTTGAGAAGAGATATAAACGCGTTGAAAACCTCTTCTTTTTCAATAGGGCAACCTGGGATTTCCGCATCAACTTTCACATACTCTCCTACTCCTTTAGGTTCAAGAGCATTGTAGACGTTATCTTTTACTCCGTAAACGTCTAGCATTCTCTCAGCGATGCTTGTTTGATTATTTCTCATAGCTTGAACGCAGCCGTTAATGGCGCAGTCCCCTATAGCTACAAGGAGAGAGGAGTTCTCTCTTATATTCTTTAATATTTTTAAATCATGATCCGTGCTCACAGATCCCTCTATGAAGGCGATATCTAACTTTGTGTTTTCACTGTAGCTACTTGCCTCTTGAAAAGATTTTATATCAAATTTTGCTAACAGCTCTATTAGCGTATCCTCCAAGTTTAGTATCATCAGCTGATCTCCAGCGCAGCCTGTGAGGCTGAATACTCCTATTTTTGGTTTTTCATTTTTTATTATCCAAGTCATTTTACAACAACCCTCTTGTTTTTAAAGCATCTAAGTATGTGAAAACTGGGCCGTCTTTGCAAACGTATTTTATCGAGTTACTGGATCCTGTTATACAGTGACCGCATTTGCCTACCCCGCATTTCATCCTTCGCTCCATAGTCATATAGATTTGAGCTGGAGTGAAGTGTCTTTGGGTTAATTCTTTAACTACAAACTTGTACATGACAGGTGGGCCGCATATTACTGCGTAAGTGTTATCCGGTTTTATAGGAGTAGCTTCAATCAACTTTGTTACAAGACCGCTCATACAACGATCACTACGCTCACATGCTAGTTGATAACACTCCGCGTCACTTTTATCCTCATAGGCTAAGAGGAATTCAACGCCTAGTTTATCACCTTCACGGAAGAGTTTAAGGAATTCTTCACGGAAAAGCATCGTCGAGTAGCATCT comes from the Candidatus Odinarchaeum yellowstonii genome and includes:
- a CDS encoding QueT transporter family protein, which codes for MNKTLIISLTAVFSALYAVGVILLAPISYGEIQVRVIDCLIPLSGVFGLPVILGVTLGNIVANVFGGLGVLDIVGGSIANLIASSAVYYILYLNKKSSSRILEIILVYSSTLLATAIITLIVGFYLAVIFSVPISMMMLSIFLGSFISITLLGGSITVILRSSTSIKNIIRRSG
- a CDS encoding tetratricopeptide repeat protein; the protein is MSEDKLLQEAVQLLKQEKYRDLIKLYEGNQLLEALDYRHFRILAISYIQTLQYDEALKAFEKCIQKYPKIEERDQVIVEPLYLLAHKLLKNRQYKEFEKARDLLLSFNPDYYFFRSLIWKLKNFREMDKRGLFDQAISVINHVLEGENYLRSDTERERAREIWQEKCFTHLQKALEISGDLPFILEELGLLHILILDFEEAEKYLRKAYFMNPGCETILYHLGLLNEKKGFYEEALKYYKEALELDPSYELCATHIRLCNAKILLTNAVNEHRRGDLESAIIKYRAILELNPGDIEVLNKLRKAVKQYISKTILKVKEYISNQRFSEAESLLSKLVEEYPSEAEIKNMYYELAERLHQHDVIKQIVFRRERERDDSLILINALEVLRNKRLKLDDKINTLVEEFSKLSENLQFEILDKIKTLKTPSNNIEGSLDELITGELNRLKCSDSNLIPEVIDPGELPVYLALTIDLKAKIKNFIKKFRNWYSGIPVTVKYDYNAGTIVQKSDYIDCKAALLVDKLLEGPAAYQIWLKSDGSFTILKTQSYIEEQPLPNQRIGVWSFKIEDAGLHNRLIQLHRYEIKNIVENNS
- the nth gene encoding endonuclease III, whose product is MVVELNASRDKVAGILSILKKEYPNARIKLRFNNPFQLLIATILSAQCTDDQVNKVTEVLFKKYSTPAELAAADITELEGIIHSTGFYKNKARNIKKAAQLIADKFNGEVPKRMSDLLELPGVARKTANIVLTDGYGIIEGIAVDTHVRRLSKRLGLSESEDPEKIELDLMELIPRADWGVIAHLLQAHGRSVCTAKNPNCNGCSLNKLCPSAFKF
- a CDS encoding MoxR family ATPase is translated as MSRLNFITDEATSSSAIEIIAPNPSEYIPVEVPPFVDTNNQTDIIKLHLEAEPPQPLLFIGFKGTGKTLAFATVAYQLKIPIIQADLSENTKRGDLIGRFILRGSDVVYQLGILPSAILIANSVGRAILVLEELNALTPQMQKVLNQLLDWRGQVHAPEIGKIFRLNKGCKLLIGATSNPSNYGGVFEINEDLRSRFATLWFGYPKKEDELRILHAYGSKDDNLNELLITLAVETRKAVDRNEIEYALSPRDLVRFTQIMKIYKSKFSEEEALRKTLEIVVLGKYEDVDERQLIARRIESIFGLKMGEELNDSENG
- a CDS encoding Ni/Fe hydrogenase subunit alpha, encoding MSKTLTIEELTRVEGHGGITIIIEGETVKDVKMNIFEGPRFFESIIKTVYYDKIPDIMRRICAICTASHSLASIRAIEHAFNIDVSDQTQILRDLLIHGETIESHALHVFMLALPDYLGYPDALKMASDHLDKVKAALELKKAGNLIHNTISGREVHGMNERVGGFSRIPSERKLENIREEMLKVKAAAELGVELLARKEPQLNFNSKNIFMALNPGEKYGFIGDEILISDGSRHNINDYLNIVKERVVNYSTSKISTYKNHPFMVGALARLILNKNKLEGTAKTMFKKYQQLIREDNPLSNNIAQAIELVHSVERAEFLVNELLSRGVRDEHLPSVKVKEARGVGAVEAPRGILYHDYTFDKSGCVIKCNVITPTAQNIANMEKHYREIVEALIKEEENMIKRHLELVARAYDPCISCSTHIIRVKR
- a CDS encoding hydrogenase, with the translated sequence MTWIIKNEKPKIGVFSLTGCAGDQLMILNLEDTLIELLAKFDIKSFQEASSYSENTKLDIAFIEGSVSTDHDLKILKNIRENSSLLVAIGDCAINGCVQAMRNNQTSIAERMLDVYGVKDNVYNALEPKGVGEYVKVDAEIPGCPIEKEEVFNAFISLLNGDMPLIPDYPVCVECKLNGYPCVIIEESKPCLGPIITAGCDARCPGLGLDCIGCRGAIRGETNAKAELETLRKRGYNDKYIINRLRFFAGNFEDIKNLGVREASKGERDE
- a CDS encoding FAD-binding oxidoreductase — its product is MTSIEKLFYLRLVDSKAVEEFHYNPGQFLEISVPGVGEAPISVCNVQKTPGELQLCIRKVGRVTNAIHRLKEKDLLWLRGPYGNGFPMGVMENHNLLLIAGGLGIAPLRSVLQHALLHRDKYGLITVMYGVRCYSTMLFREEFLKLFREGDKLGVEFLLAYEDKSDAECYQLACERSDRCMSGLVTKLIEATPIKPDNTYAVICGPPVMYKFVVKELTQRHFTPAQIYMTMERRMKCGVGKCGHCITGSSNSIKYVCKDGPVFTYLDALKTRGLL